A region of Pempheris klunzingeri isolate RE-2024b chromosome 15, fPemKlu1.hap1, whole genome shotgun sequence DNA encodes the following proteins:
- the dis3l2 gene encoding DIS3-like exonuclease 2 isoform X1, with amino-acid sequence MDSPRQCKNLNREPKRSQNQSSTPPQKDAYARLLSQHSSSRFSQYLEQYARDTSFQREGNGPSSLLKVQSDRLNIPQRKRDQVPNDFSDSSDFSPSSMKSRGEESSLSLYMEKLSNRNAQQDYERKQGVPDRQRRGQRRDTTASHDGDIESGEELGSLKAHESKKHQKPQKKNKDSKEADSFAGRPQSPNKAGTSGQEQDNMLKSKKKNLPKHTEEEKSRDGTQMSRPKSPHGKDKKLLQPRASSANSPADKSKNKGGRGSKKQVFESYMTFEEVSHGLKRGELIQGQLRINPKKYHEAFIPSPDDMRDIFLDGIVARNRALNSDVVVVKILPREQWKVVRSDTDCEGASESESQRENTAQKKTACTPGRDLIVEDQCSDQDEVIRKVENITLTDTGEPLENPSNPRSNGEILQKTAKVVYIVEKKHSRAATGFLKFLQDKPFAMFSPVDHRVPRINVPLADCPEDFSSRPGDYANTLFICRIINWIAESNFAEGRLAKTLGQAGEIEPETEGILLEYDVDFSEFSDEALDCLPKNLPWTIPPEEMTKRKDFRKECIFTIDPATARDLDDALSCKQLPDGNFEVGVHIADVSYFVEEGNSLDAVASRRATTVYMVQKAIPMLPRLLCEELCSLNPLSDRLTFSVIWKITPEGKILNEWFGRSVIRSCVKLSYDHAQSMIEAPDKMFSAEELPPVAPEHPIDEIHQAVLNLHSIAKNLRAQRFSGGALRLDQLKLSFTLDKETMMPQGCYVYQYRDSNKLVEEFMLLANIATAHHIYRRFPDLALLRRHPPPKAKLADELQELCDQLGIDIDLSSAGALHKSLNATLGDDEYTTARKEVLTHMCSRPMQMALYFCTGFLKQENLFKHYALNVPLYTHFTSPIRRYADIIVHRLLASSLSCGPSLGLTTAEVQKQASHCNDKKTLSKRVQELSSELFFGVFVKECGPLDSEAMVMGVLDQSFDVLVLRYGVQKRIYCKSVVGLDSFHHRKVGKKSELTLVWMPEDQKKPQVEQVISIFTLVEVQLKADGAPMKYSAVLKRPEGSGS; translated from the exons ATGGATTCTCCCCGGCAGTGTAAGAACCTGAATCGAGAGCCAAAGCGCAGCCAGAATCAGTCCAGCACTCCTCCTCAGAAAGATGCCTATGCCAGACTTCTCAGTCAGCACTCCAGCAGCAGGTTCAGCCAGTATCTAGAACAATATGCAAGGGACACATCATTTCAAAGGGAGGGAAATGGTCCAAGCTCGCTGCTCAAAGTCCAGAGTGACAGGCTGAACATACCACAGCGGAAAAGGGACCAAGTGCCCAACGATTTCTCTGATTCGAGTGACTTCTCCCCATCTTCCATGAaaagtagaggagaggagagttcACTGTCTTTGTACATGGAGAAACTAAGCAACCGCAATGCTCAGCAGGACTATGAAAGAAAGCAGGGTGTGCCAGACCGGCAGAGGCGCGGCCAGAGGAGGGACACCACCGCCAGCCACGATGGAGACATAGAGTCTGGCGAGGAGCTCGGCTCTTTGAAAGCCCACGAGTCAAAGAAACACCAGAAGCcgcagaagaaaaacaaggactCTAAAGAGGCCGACTCATTTGCCGGACGACCCCAGTCCCCAAATAAAGCCGGTACGAGTGGACAGGAGCAAGACAACATGCTGAAgtcaaagaagaaaaacctgcCAAAGCAcacggaggaggagaaaagcagaGATGGCACTCAGATGTCAAGGCCCAAGTCCCCTCATGGTAAAGATAAAAAACTGCTGCAGCCCAGAG cttcAAGTGCCAATTCTCCCGCTGACAAGAGTAAGAACAAAGGAGGCAGAGGATCGAAGAAACAAGTGTTTGAATCCTATATGACATTTGAGGAGGTTTCCCACGGCCTTAAAAGAGGAGAACTCATTCAG GGGCAATTAAGAATCAACCCAAAGAAATACCATGAAGCGTTCATCCCATCTCCC GATGACATGCGGGATATATTTCTGGATGGGATTGTAGCTCGCAACAGAGCGCTGAATTCAGACGTAGTGGTGGTGAAAATCCTCCCTCGGGAGCAGTGGAAG GTTGTGAGGTCGGATACGGACTGTGAGGGCGCCAGCGAGTcggagagccagagagaaaatACGGCTCAGAAGAAGACAGCGTGCACCCCCGGTCGGGACCTTATCGTGGAAGACCAGTGTAGCGACCAGGATGAAGTCATTAGGAAAGTAGAGAACATCACCCTCACTGACACAG GGGAACCTCTGGAAAACCCCTCAAACCCACGATCCAATGGGGAAATACTCCAAAAGACTGCTAAA GTGGTGTACATTGTTGAAAAGAAACACTCGAGGGCTGCGACAGGCTTCCTGAAATTCCTACAAGATAAGCCTTTTGCCATGTTCTCCCCTGTGGACCACCGAGTGCCACGGATTAATGTTCCCCTTGCCGACTGTCCCGAAGACTTTAGTTCCCGCCCGGGAGACTACGCCAACACTTTGTTCATATGTCGGATCATCAACTGGATAGCCGAAAGCAACTTTGCAGAGGG TCGACTCGCTAAGACTCTGGGTCAAGCTGGAGAAATCGAGCCAGAGACTGAGGGAATCCTGCTGGAATACGATGTGGATTTTTCGGAGTTCTCAGATGAGGCGTTGGACTGTCTACCCAAGAACCTGCCCTGGACCATCCCACCTGAGGAGATGACGAAGAGGAAAGACTTCAG GAAGGAGTGTATCTTCACAATCGACCCTGCTACGGCCAGAGACCTGGACGACGCTCTGTCCTGTAAACAGCTCCCCGATG GTAACTTTGAGGTGGGAGTCCACATCGCTGATGTGAGTTATTTCGTGGAGGAGGGCAACAGCCTGGATGCCGTCGCCAGCCGAAGAGCAACTACTGTGTACATGGTTCAAAAG GCGATCCCCATGTTGCCTAGGCTGCTGTGTGAGGAGCTGTGCAGTCTGAATCCTCTCAGCGACAGACtcactttttctgtcatttggaAAATCACACCAGAGGGGAAG ATCCTGAATGAGTGGTTTGGCCGCTCAGTCATCcgctcctgtgtaaaattgaGCTATGACCACGCCCAGAGCATGATCGAGGCCCCTGATAAGATGTTCTCTGCTGAGGAGCTGCCACCTGTGGCCCCCGAGCACCCCATCGATGAGATCCATCAGGCTGTGCTCAACCTGCACAGCATTGCCAAGAACCTCCGGGCTCAACGCTTCTCCGGCGGCGCCCTCAGACTGGACCAG CTGAAACTGTCCTTCACCCTGGACAAAGAGACCATGATGCCTCAAGGCTGCTACGTGTACCAGTATAGAGACAGCAACAA GTTGGTGGAGGAGTTCATGTTACTGGCTAACATTGCCACAGCCCACCACATCTACCGGAGGTTCCCTGATCTGGCCCTGCTCAGACGACACCCCCCACCGAAGGCCAAACTGGCGGATGAGCTGCAGGAGCTCTGTGACCAGCTGGGGATCGACATTGACCTTTCCTCTGCAGGAGCGCTGCAT AAGAGTCTCAACGCTACTCTTGGTGATGACGAGTATACCACTGCCAGAAAAGAAGTCCTCACACACATGTGCTCCAGACCCATGCAG ATGGCGTTGTACTTCTGCACCGGTTTTCTAAAACAGGAGAATTTATTTAAGCACTACGCCCTCAACGTTCCCCTCTACACCCACTTCACGTCGCCCATCAGACGCTACGCGGACATCATCGTCCACCGGCTGCTGGCTTCTTCTCTGA GCTGTGGGCCTAGTTTGGGACTGACAACAGCAGAAGTCCAGAAACAGGCGTCACACTGTAATGACAAGAAGACCCTGTCCAAGAGAGTCCAAGAGCTCAGCTCTGAGCTCTTCTTCGGAGTCTTTGTGAAG GAGTGTGgccctctggactctgaggccATGGTTATGGGGGTGCTCGATCAGTCCTTCGACGTGCTGGTTCTCCGATACGGAGTGCAGAAACGCATCTACTGCAAG TCTGTCGTGGGCCTGGATTCATTCCACCATCGTAAGGTGGGGAAGAAATCTGAGCTGACTCTGGTCTGGATGCCGGAGGACCAAAAGAAACCTCAAGTGGAGCAG GTCATTTCAATCTTCACGTTAGTGGAGGTGCAGCTCAAAGCAGACGGTGCACCCATGAAATACAGTGCGGTGCTCAAGAGGCCCGAGGGGAGCGGATCATAA
- the dis3l2 gene encoding DIS3-like exonuclease 2 isoform X2 produces the protein MDSPRQCKNLNREPKRSQNQSSTPPQKDAYARLLSQHSSSRFSQYLEQYARDTSFQREGNGPSSLLKVQSDRLNIPQRKRDQVPNDFSDSSDFSPSSMKSRGEESSLSLYMEKLSNRNAQQDYERKQGVPDRQRRGQRRDTTASHDGDIESGEELGSLKAHESKKHQKPQKKNKDSKEADSFAGRPQSPNKAGTSGQEQDNMLKSKKKNLPKHTEEEKSRDGTQMSRPKSPHASSANSPADKSKNKGGRGSKKQVFESYMTFEEVSHGLKRGELIQGQLRINPKKYHEAFIPSPDDMRDIFLDGIVARNRALNSDVVVVKILPREQWKVVRSDTDCEGASESESQRENTAQKKTACTPGRDLIVEDQCSDQDEVIRKVENITLTDTGEPLENPSNPRSNGEILQKTAKVVYIVEKKHSRAATGFLKFLQDKPFAMFSPVDHRVPRINVPLADCPEDFSSRPGDYANTLFICRIINWIAESNFAEGRLAKTLGQAGEIEPETEGILLEYDVDFSEFSDEALDCLPKNLPWTIPPEEMTKRKDFRKECIFTIDPATARDLDDALSCKQLPDGNFEVGVHIADVSYFVEEGNSLDAVASRRATTVYMVQKAIPMLPRLLCEELCSLNPLSDRLTFSVIWKITPEGKILNEWFGRSVIRSCVKLSYDHAQSMIEAPDKMFSAEELPPVAPEHPIDEIHQAVLNLHSIAKNLRAQRFSGGALRLDQLKLSFTLDKETMMPQGCYVYQYRDSNKLVEEFMLLANIATAHHIYRRFPDLALLRRHPPPKAKLADELQELCDQLGIDIDLSSAGALHKSLNATLGDDEYTTARKEVLTHMCSRPMQMALYFCTGFLKQENLFKHYALNVPLYTHFTSPIRRYADIIVHRLLASSLSCGPSLGLTTAEVQKQASHCNDKKTLSKRVQELSSELFFGVFVKECGPLDSEAMVMGVLDQSFDVLVLRYGVQKRIYCKSVVGLDSFHHRKVGKKSELTLVWMPEDQKKPQVEQVISIFTLVEVQLKADGAPMKYSAVLKRPEGSGS, from the exons ATGGATTCTCCCCGGCAGTGTAAGAACCTGAATCGAGAGCCAAAGCGCAGCCAGAATCAGTCCAGCACTCCTCCTCAGAAAGATGCCTATGCCAGACTTCTCAGTCAGCACTCCAGCAGCAGGTTCAGCCAGTATCTAGAACAATATGCAAGGGACACATCATTTCAAAGGGAGGGAAATGGTCCAAGCTCGCTGCTCAAAGTCCAGAGTGACAGGCTGAACATACCACAGCGGAAAAGGGACCAAGTGCCCAACGATTTCTCTGATTCGAGTGACTTCTCCCCATCTTCCATGAaaagtagaggagaggagagttcACTGTCTTTGTACATGGAGAAACTAAGCAACCGCAATGCTCAGCAGGACTATGAAAGAAAGCAGGGTGTGCCAGACCGGCAGAGGCGCGGCCAGAGGAGGGACACCACCGCCAGCCACGATGGAGACATAGAGTCTGGCGAGGAGCTCGGCTCTTTGAAAGCCCACGAGTCAAAGAAACACCAGAAGCcgcagaagaaaaacaaggactCTAAAGAGGCCGACTCATTTGCCGGACGACCCCAGTCCCCAAATAAAGCCGGTACGAGTGGACAGGAGCAAGACAACATGCTGAAgtcaaagaagaaaaacctgcCAAAGCAcacggaggaggagaaaagcagaGATGGCACTCAGATGTCAAGGCCCAAGTCCCCTCATG cttcAAGTGCCAATTCTCCCGCTGACAAGAGTAAGAACAAAGGAGGCAGAGGATCGAAGAAACAAGTGTTTGAATCCTATATGACATTTGAGGAGGTTTCCCACGGCCTTAAAAGAGGAGAACTCATTCAG GGGCAATTAAGAATCAACCCAAAGAAATACCATGAAGCGTTCATCCCATCTCCC GATGACATGCGGGATATATTTCTGGATGGGATTGTAGCTCGCAACAGAGCGCTGAATTCAGACGTAGTGGTGGTGAAAATCCTCCCTCGGGAGCAGTGGAAG GTTGTGAGGTCGGATACGGACTGTGAGGGCGCCAGCGAGTcggagagccagagagaaaatACGGCTCAGAAGAAGACAGCGTGCACCCCCGGTCGGGACCTTATCGTGGAAGACCAGTGTAGCGACCAGGATGAAGTCATTAGGAAAGTAGAGAACATCACCCTCACTGACACAG GGGAACCTCTGGAAAACCCCTCAAACCCACGATCCAATGGGGAAATACTCCAAAAGACTGCTAAA GTGGTGTACATTGTTGAAAAGAAACACTCGAGGGCTGCGACAGGCTTCCTGAAATTCCTACAAGATAAGCCTTTTGCCATGTTCTCCCCTGTGGACCACCGAGTGCCACGGATTAATGTTCCCCTTGCCGACTGTCCCGAAGACTTTAGTTCCCGCCCGGGAGACTACGCCAACACTTTGTTCATATGTCGGATCATCAACTGGATAGCCGAAAGCAACTTTGCAGAGGG TCGACTCGCTAAGACTCTGGGTCAAGCTGGAGAAATCGAGCCAGAGACTGAGGGAATCCTGCTGGAATACGATGTGGATTTTTCGGAGTTCTCAGATGAGGCGTTGGACTGTCTACCCAAGAACCTGCCCTGGACCATCCCACCTGAGGAGATGACGAAGAGGAAAGACTTCAG GAAGGAGTGTATCTTCACAATCGACCCTGCTACGGCCAGAGACCTGGACGACGCTCTGTCCTGTAAACAGCTCCCCGATG GTAACTTTGAGGTGGGAGTCCACATCGCTGATGTGAGTTATTTCGTGGAGGAGGGCAACAGCCTGGATGCCGTCGCCAGCCGAAGAGCAACTACTGTGTACATGGTTCAAAAG GCGATCCCCATGTTGCCTAGGCTGCTGTGTGAGGAGCTGTGCAGTCTGAATCCTCTCAGCGACAGACtcactttttctgtcatttggaAAATCACACCAGAGGGGAAG ATCCTGAATGAGTGGTTTGGCCGCTCAGTCATCcgctcctgtgtaaaattgaGCTATGACCACGCCCAGAGCATGATCGAGGCCCCTGATAAGATGTTCTCTGCTGAGGAGCTGCCACCTGTGGCCCCCGAGCACCCCATCGATGAGATCCATCAGGCTGTGCTCAACCTGCACAGCATTGCCAAGAACCTCCGGGCTCAACGCTTCTCCGGCGGCGCCCTCAGACTGGACCAG CTGAAACTGTCCTTCACCCTGGACAAAGAGACCATGATGCCTCAAGGCTGCTACGTGTACCAGTATAGAGACAGCAACAA GTTGGTGGAGGAGTTCATGTTACTGGCTAACATTGCCACAGCCCACCACATCTACCGGAGGTTCCCTGATCTGGCCCTGCTCAGACGACACCCCCCACCGAAGGCCAAACTGGCGGATGAGCTGCAGGAGCTCTGTGACCAGCTGGGGATCGACATTGACCTTTCCTCTGCAGGAGCGCTGCAT AAGAGTCTCAACGCTACTCTTGGTGATGACGAGTATACCACTGCCAGAAAAGAAGTCCTCACACACATGTGCTCCAGACCCATGCAG ATGGCGTTGTACTTCTGCACCGGTTTTCTAAAACAGGAGAATTTATTTAAGCACTACGCCCTCAACGTTCCCCTCTACACCCACTTCACGTCGCCCATCAGACGCTACGCGGACATCATCGTCCACCGGCTGCTGGCTTCTTCTCTGA GCTGTGGGCCTAGTTTGGGACTGACAACAGCAGAAGTCCAGAAACAGGCGTCACACTGTAATGACAAGAAGACCCTGTCCAAGAGAGTCCAAGAGCTCAGCTCTGAGCTCTTCTTCGGAGTCTTTGTGAAG GAGTGTGgccctctggactctgaggccATGGTTATGGGGGTGCTCGATCAGTCCTTCGACGTGCTGGTTCTCCGATACGGAGTGCAGAAACGCATCTACTGCAAG TCTGTCGTGGGCCTGGATTCATTCCACCATCGTAAGGTGGGGAAGAAATCTGAGCTGACTCTGGTCTGGATGCCGGAGGACCAAAAGAAACCTCAAGTGGAGCAG GTCATTTCAATCTTCACGTTAGTGGAGGTGCAGCTCAAAGCAGACGGTGCACCCATGAAATACAGTGCGGTGCTCAAGAGGCCCGAGGGGAGCGGATCATAA